One window from the genome of Vidua chalybeata isolate OUT-0048 chromosome 3, bVidCha1 merged haplotype, whole genome shotgun sequence encodes:
- the CAPN11 gene encoding calpain-11, which translates to MMPFGGMAARVERDRLRAEGLGQHNNAIKYLNQDYEALKQQCIESGTLFRDPQFPAGPTALGFKELGPHSSKTRGVEWKRPSELVDDPQFIVGGATRTDICQGALGDCWLLAAIGSLTLNEELLHRVVPHGQSFQEDYAGIFHFQIWQFGEWVDVVVDDQLPTKDGELLFVHSAECTEFWSALLEKAYAKLNGCYESLSGGSTTEGFEDFTGGVAEMYDLKRPPRNMGHIIRKALERGSLLGCSIDITSAFDMEAVTFKKLVKGHAYSVTAFRDVNYRGQQEQLIRIRNPWGQVEWTGAWSDGSSEWNNIDPDEREELQLKMEDGEFWMSFRDFMREFSRLEICNLTPDALTKDELSRWHTQVFEGTWRRGSTAGGCRNHPATFWINPQFKIKLLEEDDDPGDDEVACSFLVALMQKHRRRERRVGGDMHTIGFAVYEVPEEAQGMQNVHLKKDFFLRNQSRARSETFINLREVSNQIRLPPGEYIIVPSTFEPHKEADFVLRVFTEKQSDTAELDEEISADLADEEEITEDDIEDSFKNMFQQLAGEDMEISVFELRTILNRVISRHKDLKTDGFSLDSCRNMVNLMDKDGSARLGLVEFQILWNKIRSWLTIFRQYDLDKSGTMSSYEMRMALESAGFKLNNKLHQVVVARYADNDMGVDFDNFVCCLLKLETMFRFFRSMDPEGSGTAVMNLSEWLLLTMCG; encoded by the exons ATGATGCCCTTTGGCGGGATGGCTGCTCGTGTTGAGAGAGACCGCCTGAGAGCCGAGGGGCTTGGCCAGCACAACAACGCCATCAAGTACCTCAACCAGGACTATGAGGCCCTCAAGCAGCAGTGCATTGAGAGTGGCACCCTCTTCAGGGATCCTCAATTCCCAGCGGGCCCAACTGCCCTTGGATTCAAGGAGCTGGGGCCACACTCCAGCAAGACACGGGGAGTGGAGTGGAAGCGTCCATCG GAATTAGTGGATGACCCTCAGTTCATCGTTGGCGGTGCCACCCGGACAGACATCTGCCAGGGGGCTCTGG GTgactgctggctgctggctgccaTTGGCTCCCTCACGCTCAACGAGGAGCTCCTGCACCGCGTGGTGCCCCATGGACAGAGCTTCCAGGAGGACTATGCTGGCATCTTTCACTTCCAG ATCTGGCAGTTCGGTGAGTGGGTGGACGTGGTGGTGGATGACCAGCTGCCCACCAAGGATGGGGAACTTCTGTTTGTCCACTCGGCGGAGTGCACCGAGTTCTGGAGCGCTCTGCTGGAGAAGGCCTATGCCAA GCTGAACGGCTGCTACGAGTCGCTCTCGGGGGGCAGCACCACCGAGGGCTTCGAGGACTTCACGGGTGGCGTGGCAGAGATGTACGACCTGAAGCGGCCGCCACGCAACATGGGTCACATCATCCGCAAGGCGCTGGAGAGGGGgtccctgctgggctgctccatcGAC ATCACAAGCGCCTTTGATATGGAAGCAGTGACCTTCAAGAAGCTGGTGAAGGGCCATGCCTATTCTGTCACAGCCTTCAGAGAT GTGAACTACCGGGGTCAGCAGGAACAACTCATCCGCATCAGGAACCCCTGGGGTCAGGTGGAGTGGACTGGAGCCTGGAGTGATGG TTCCTCTGAGTGGAACAACATTGACCCTGACgagagggaagagctgcagctgaagatGGAGGATGGAGAGTTCTG GATGTCTTTCCGAGACTTCATGAGGGAATTCTCCAGGCTTGAGATCTGCAACCTGACCCCCGATGCCCTCACCAAGGACGAGCTCAGCAGATGGCACACACAGGTGTTCGAGGGCACGTGGCGCCGGGGGAGCactgctgggggctgcaggaatCACCCAG CCACATTCTGGATCAACCCCCAGTTTAAGATCAAGTTGCTGGAAGAAGATGATGACCCTGGGGATGATGAGGTGGCCTGCAGCTTCCTGGTGGCTCTGATGCAGAAGCaccggcggcgggagcggcgggtGGGAGGTGACATGCACACCATCGGCTTTGCTGTCTACGAG GTTCCTGAGGAG GCCCAGGGCATGCAGAATGTGCACTTGAAGAAGGACTTCTTCCTGCGAAACCAGTCCCGGGCACGGTCTGAGACCTTCATCAACCTGCGGGAGGTGAGCAACCAGATCCGGCTGCCCCCCGGCGAGTACATCATTGTGCCCTCCACCTTCGAGCCACACAAGGAGGCCGACTTCGTCCTGCGTGTCTTCACCGAGAAGCAGTCGGACACAGC GGAACTGGATGAGGAGATCTCAGCAGATCTGGCGGATGAG GAGGAAATAACTGAGGATGACATAGAGGACAGCTTCAAGAACATGttccagcagctggcaggggag GACATGGAAATCAGCGTCTTTGAGCTTCGGACTATTCTGAACAGAGTCATCTCTAGAC aCAAAGATTTGAAAACAGATGGGTTCAGCCTGGACTCCTGCCGCAACATGGTCAACCTGATGGAT AAAGACGGCAGTGCCCGCCTTGGGCTGGTAGAGTTTCAGATCCTATGGAACAAGATCCGGAGCTGGCTG ACGATCTTTCGGCAGTATGACCTGGATAAGTCAGGCACCATGAGCTCCTATGAGATGCGCATGGCTCTAGAGTCAGCCG GTTTCAAGCTGAACAACAAGCTGCATCAGGTGGTGGTGGCGCGCTATGCAGACAACGACATGGGCGTGGATTTTGACAACTTTGTCTGCTGCCTCCTGAAGCTGGAGACCATGTTCA GATTCTTCCGTAGCATGGACCCTGAAGGTAGTGGCACTGCTGTCATGAACCTTTCTGAG tgGTTGCTGCTGACGATGTGTGGCTAG